A genomic window from Pirellulales bacterium includes:
- a CDS encoding rod-binding protein, with product MSPLQINPNQLVSQQPTGLAALNGAVNKKTGKNDALRDSFDSFVGETFYGQMIKSMQKMHDKPAFMYGGRAEEAFQSQLDQTWAEQMSKATAHTFTDSMYNLFTMNRGV from the coding sequence ATGAGCCCTCTGCAAATTAACCCCAATCAACTTGTCTCGCAGCAACCAACCGGACTGGCCGCATTGAACGGTGCGGTCAACAAAAAAACTGGCAAGAACGATGCGCTGCGCGACTCGTTCGATTCGTTCGTGGGCGAAACGTTTTATGGCCAAATGATCAAATCGATGCAAAAAATGCACGACAAGCCAGCCTTTATGTATGGCGGCCGGGCGGAGGAAGCATTTCAATCGCAGCTCGATCAAACCTGGGCGGAGCAAATGTCGAAAGCCACCGCCCATACGTTCACCGATTCCATGTACAACCTGTTTACGATGAATCGCGGTGTATGA
- a CDS encoding flagellar basal body P-ring protein FlgI, whose translation MAKIHPTAIVDRAAEIGGDVEIGAVVVTHKNMVIETTDSATPPPPGFVPIDTAPQATASTKLKALVTALNAVKVPTDDIIEIIKGLDRDGKLRGTLVIE comes from the coding sequence ATGGCCAAGATTCATCCAACCGCCATCGTCGATCGCGCCGCGGAGATTGGCGGCGACGTGGAAATCGGCGCGGTCGTGGTCACGCACAAGAATATGGTCATTGAGACGACCGACAGCGCGACGCCGCCCCCGCCGGGATTTGTGCCAATTGATACTGCCCCCCAAGCGACGGCAAGCACGAAACTGAAGGCTCTGGTGACCGCGCTAAATGCCGTGAAGGTGCCCACGGACGACATTATCGAAATCATTAAAGGGTTGGACCGCGACGGAAAACTTCGTGGCACATTAGTAATTGAGTGA